In the Moraxella osloensis genome, TGAGAAACAGTTGAGTTAAAGCTACCAAAATATTCTGTGATACCATTGTTGGCATTGGCAGCGGTTGGGGCTAGGCTGAACAAGACACAAGGTAGAGCGGTTAATAAAGTTTTTTGAAGAAAGTTCATAGGGCTTTAATCCGTTCAGAACTTTTATCCGTATATGGGCTATATCAAAATTGATTGCTAGAAGCTAAAAAGTTGATATACGGATAAAAATTACATAACTATTGTATTGGTTACATTCTGTAAAACAACGCCATCATACCAATAAAGTTTTTTGGATGTGGATATCTTTTTTCCATAAAATGTTAAAAAATATTACAATGTAAGCTAATTTGCTTACAGAAATCTTATAGAAAGCATACAGCAATAATTGCGTAATAAAATCATTGATTTAACCCAACATTGGGTTAAATAACCGTCTATTACCCTGTATTTATTTTGGTGAAATGTAAAAAAAGCAGGGTCAATAAGTAACTGACCCTGCCTAATAGTTGAGTGAAAACCGCTAAAAATTGTTAAATTACCGTCTTTCTACCCCGTCATTCGCGCTAATCTCTCGCCCCAAAAATGGCCGTGCCAATACGAACGATGGTGGCACCCGCGGTAATGGCTTGCTTAATATCGCCGCTCATGCCCATTGACAAAGTATCCCACTGCTCAGGGTGCGCATGATACCGCTTGTTTTGCTCAAAAAGCTGTTGGGTTTTGACAAAGGCAGACGCAGAATTTTTGGCAGGGATAATCATCAGTCCACGTAATTGCAAATTGGGTAATTGGCTAATCTGTGTCACCAATTCGGGTAGCTGGTTTGGCTGGCACCCTGATTTACTGGCTTCATCATCAATATTGACTTCGATACAGATATTGAGTGGCAAAAGGTGCTCACCCCTTTGCTCATTGAGACGCTGGGCAATAATTAAGCGATCGACCCCATGCACCCAATCAAAATGCGCTGCCAACTCTTTGGTCTTGTTACGCTGGATATGACCGATATAGTGCCACACCAATGGCTGCTCGTTGGCAGTAACGTCTTTGAGCGCTGCGATTTTTGCCACCGCTTCTTGCACATAGTTTTCACCAAAATCCTGCTGACCTTGCTGCGCTAAGGTGCGAATCATCCAGTTGGGTTTGGTTTTGGATACGGCAAGCAGTTTGACAGTTGGATTGAGCCTAGCAACGTCAGTTTTCACCTGTTGCCAACGCGCTATCAGGGCTTGGTTTTCAGCGTCTGTTGCGATTGTCGCCAATGGCTGTTGTGCGTCAAATGTTTGCATGGTTAACTTTTCCTGTTGCTTTTCCTGTTGATAGTGTACTGGCTTGATGGCTAACCAGTTAAGGTGAGGTTTTTGGTTTTTTTTGCACTTGTGTGCCCAATTTTCCAATTGCGTTTAACATAAGCTAAAATCAACAAAAAACTATCACCCCTAGTCAGTTTTTTCTGTTTTTTTTGTGGTGGGATGATTATAGTATAGCTATCTTTTTTTCCCGCGGCTTTTTTCTATTGCTGCTTTTGTATTTTCTTGACCCACCTGTAGGATTCGTTATCATGGCAAAGGAATTATCGATTGGCGATTTGTTGCGTTTTGCATTCAAAAATAAAGCCTCTGACTTGCACATTTCAGCAGGCTTACCGCCGATGATTCGGGTAGATGGTGAAATCACCAAAATCAACATGCCGCCGCTTGAGCATCAAAAAGTGCATAGTTTGATTTATGACATCATGAACGACAAACAACGTGCCGATTATGAAGAGTTTTTTGAAACCGACTTTTCGTTTGAAATTCCCAATGTGGCGCGCTTTCGTGTCAATGCCTTTAACCAAAACCGTGGCGCAGGTGCGGTATTTCGTACCATTCCGTCTGAGGTCTTGACGATGGAGCAGCTTGGGATGGGACCGATTTTTGAGAAAATCTCTAATTACAAACGCGGCGTGGTACTGGTCACCGGCCCAACGGGTTCGGGCAAGTCAACTACCCTTGCGGCGATGATTAACTATATCAATGAAAGCCGTAAAGAACATATTTTAACCATCGAAGACCCGATTGAATTTGTGCATCAATCAAAAAAATCCCTCATCAACCAACGGGAAGTCCACCGTGATACCTTAAGCTTTGACGCCGCGCTGCGCTCTGCCCTACGTGAAGACCCTGACGTTATTCTTGTCGGTGAGATGCGTGACCTTGAGACCATCCGCTTGGCATTGACGGCTGCTGAAACAGGGCACTTGGTATTTGGCACATTGCATACCTCATCTGCTGCCAAGACCATTGACCGTGTGGTCGACGTGTTCCCCGCGGCTGAAAAAGACATGATTCGTGCGATGTTATCTGAGTCACTGCAAGCGGTTATCTCGCAATCGCTACTCAAACGCCAAACGGGTGGCCGTGTCGCCGCGCATGAAATCATGATTGGCACCCCTGCCATTCGTAACTTGATTCGTGAAAACAAAGTCGCCCAGATGTACTCTGCCATCCAAACCAGTGCGGGCGATGGTATGACCACACTTGATCAAAGCCTTCGCGAGCTGGTCAATAAAGGCGTGATTAGCAAAGAATCGGCGCGCCAATATGCCAAACAACCGGAAAGCTTTATGTAATCACTGTTTTATAGAAACTATCTTATAGAAACAATGTTTATCAAAACACGGTTTCTAAAAATTTATACGAACAATGCGAGATATCTGTTATGGATTTTGATAAATTACTGCAGCTAATGGTACAAAAAAACGGCTCTGACCTTTTTATCACCGCCGATGCGCCACCATCAATGAAAGTCAATGGTACTATCATGCCAGTCACCAAGTCAGCGCTGACCCCAGAGCAATCGATGACGCTGGTCAAAAGCGTGATGACGCCTAGTCAAATCAAAGAATTTGACGAAACCCTCGAATGCCAGTTTGCCATTAGTGACAAACACCAAAACGCCCGCTTTCGTGTCTCTGCCTTTGTCCAAAAAGATTGTGCGGGCATGGTGCTACGTAAAATTGAAACCAAAATTCCGACGGTAGAGCAACTCAATCTACCGCCGATTTTGAATGAAATTGCTATGAAAAAACGCGGTATCGTGCTAGTGGTCGGTGCGACGGGTACAGGTAAATCTACCACGCTGGCAGCTATGATGGGTTATCGCAACGAGAATTCGCGCGGTCATATCATCACCATCGAAGACCCGATTGAATACGTCCATGAGCATAAAGGCTGTATCATCACCCAACGCGAAGTTGGCATTGACACCAAATCATTTGAAGCAGGATTAAAAAACACCCTGCGTCAAGCACCTGATGTGATTTTGATTGGCGAGATTCGTACCCGCGAGACCATGGATTATGCCATTCAATATGCCGAAACAGGACACTTGGTGTTTGCCACCCTCCACGCTAACAACGCCAACCAAGCGATTGACCGTATCATTCACTTTTTTGACGCAGAACATCATGAGCAGATTTTGATGGATTTGTCATTAAACCTTCGCGCCATTGTAGCGCAGCAATTGATTGCCACCCCTGATGGCAAAGGCCGCCGCGCTGCGATTGAAATCTTGCTCAATTCGCAACTGATTGGCGATTACATCCGTAAAGGGGAAATCCACGAAATTAAGCCCGTGATGAAACGCTCTCGTGAACTTGGCATGCAAACCTTTGACCAAGCGTTGTTTGATTTGTATGAAAACGGCGAAATCACCTACCGCGATGCCATCAAACACGCTGACTCACCCAACGATTTACGCCTACTTATTAAGCTTGAGAGTAAATCAGCCAATAAAATTGATGAAAATGAACTAAATTTCTCCCTGCAATCTGATGATAATAGCGCCGCAAATGAGAACACAATGTTCTAACAACAGGCTATTGTATTATAATCACAGTACCTGCGTAACACAAAAAAGGCTCAATATGAGCCTTTTTTTATCTAGCCTACACTTTTTCCCAAAATCACCACATCCGCTATAAAGCCTTTCATATCACAAACTTGCTTAAACTTGCCCCATGGCTCAAATCCTAGCTTACCAAACATCGCAAGGCTCGGTGTGTTGTGGGCAAAAATCAGCGCAACAACTTGCTGCACCCCACAACTTGGCGCGACTTTGATTAGATAATTGACCAACGCCTTGCCCACGCCTTGCCCTTTGGCTTCCTCTGCCACATAGATACTGATTTCAGTACTGATATGATAGGCAGGGCGCGCGTATAAATCAGACAAACTACCCCAACCGATGATTTCACCCAAGCTAGTTTCGGAGCGAGTTTCGGAGCGAGTTTGGGCAACCACCAACGGACGATTGCCCGTATGGGCGTCAAACCACGCTTGCCTATCTGCCACGCTCACAGGCTGTAAATCTGCCGTGGCTTGCTTACCTGCGATACTTTGGTTATAAATTTCAACGATGCGCGGTAAATCATCAATCGCAGCTAGACGAATACTAAGATTGTGATGCGCTGCAGACATAGCGACTCCAAAATTAAACCAAAAAATGCGGCTAAAATTTGCCGAAAAATCTTATTAGCGCGTATGTTAACAACATTTTTACTTTATAATAAGCGATTTCATAAAATTAATAGTTTGCGATGCTCATGAACGTGATTGACTTATCTGACTGGCTAAAAAGTCCAACCCTATTACCTGATTCGGTACTGACGATTGGTAATTTTGATGGGGTGCATTTGGGTCACCAAGCGATGCTGGATAAAGCCAAATCTTTGGCAAAATCTCAGCAACTTGCCAGTATGGTGATGATATTTGAACCACAGCCGCGTGAGTTTTTTAGCCCGCAAACCGCCCCTGCAAGGCTCACCAATTTGGCAGAAAAAACCCAATTGATTGCTCAGCACAGTATCGATAGCTTGATTGTGGCAAATTTTGATAATGACTTTCGCAATTTATCGGCACACGATTTTGCCAAAATGTTGGTCAAATTAAACGTAAAGCGTTTGGTATTGGGTGATGATTTTCGTTTTGGGCATGACCGCACTGGCGATAGTGAGTTTTTGCGTGCGTTTGGCTTGCCTGTACAAATTTTGCATACCGTGACCGACCATGCGCATCAAGATGAGCGCGTCAGCTCAACCCGCATTCGAGACTGTTTGCAACAAGGGGATTTGGCGACGGCAAAGCATCTGCTAGGGCGAGATTATGCGATTACTGGCATGGTGGAACATGGCGATAAAATCGGTCGCACACTTGATTTTCCCACCGCCAATATTGCGCTAAATCGCATCAAGCCTGCCCTGCATGGGATTTTTGCGGTATCGGTGACCGCTACCGATGGCACAGATTTATCAACACTGGGGAAAAATACTAGCTGTTATAAAAAGCAGGGCGTGCAAGGACTCACCAAAGGTAGTTTGTTTGGCGCTTGCAATGTGGGTACTCGCCCTGCGCTAAAAAATAAATATGGGGTGGAATGGCGACTGGAAGTCAATTTTCCGAAGTTTGATGGGGATTTGTACGGCAAAGAGCTGACGGTGACGTTTTTGCATTTTTTACATGGGGAAATTAATTATCCAAGCCTTGACGCGTTAAAACAAGGCATTGCCCAAGACGTGGTGGATTTACTTGACTGGCGTGAGCAGCAAGCCTTTGCAAAATCAGTCCCTTAGGCTGATGGGCATTGCTATCCTTCAGCAACCATCTTTAGCTTTTTTAACTATTTTTAGCGTTGATAGCTATTTTGGTAAGTGAGATTTTTTTATGACAAACTTACCAAAATCAAGCATGAGATAAGCCAAACCACGCTTTGTCAATCTGCCAATTTTAACATATAATACCCTGTTATCAATTTTTTACCTTTTGCACTTTTTATAGAATACCGAGAGTTACATGACCGACAACACTGACAATCAGTCAATCGACTATAAAGATACCCTAAACCTTGCCGATACCGTATTTCCCATGCGTGGCGACCTTGCCAAACGCGAACCTAAATGGCTACAACAATGGTTTGCCGACGATGTGTATGCCCAAATTCGTCGCGCTCGTCAAGGTCGTGAAAAGTATGTATTGCATGATGGCCCACCCTATGCCAATGGTCAGATTCACTTGGGTCACGTGGTAAATAAAGTGCTTAAAGACATGATTGTCAAATACAAGACGCTTGACGGTTATGACGCGCCGTATGTACCGGGTTGGGATTGTCATGGATTGCCGATTGAGCAAAAGGTAGAAGGCATTGTCGGTAAAGTGGGTCAACCCCATAAAGACAAAAGCAAAAACGGTGCCATCGTGACGTCAACCGAGTTTCGCGGCGCTTGCCGTGACTATGCCAAAAGCCAAATTGACCTGCAAATGGTCGACTTTAAACGCTTGGGCGTACTGGGTGACTGGGAAAATCCTTATCTGACCATGAACTTTAAGCAAGAAGCTGATACCGTCCGTGCATTGGCAGAAATCTACAAAAACGGGCATATCACTCGTGGTATGAAGCCGGTGAATTGGTGTTTGGATTGTGGTTCGGCGCTCGCAGAAGCGGAAGTGGAATATGAAGATAAAAAATCCGATGCGATTTATGTCGGTTTTGATATCGTCAACCGTGAAGCATTAGCGGCGACTAAAGCGATTGAAGGCGCTTTGCAGGCGGTGATTTGGACCACCACGCCTTGGACGTTGCCTGCCAATCAGGCGATTACCGCAAGCTCTGAGCTAGAGTACTCCGTGGTAAAAGTCACGTTTAACAAACAAGCGTTTGCTATTCCTACCACCCTAGACACGCCTAATTATTTACTTCGCCGTTTAACCAAAGACGATAAAACCGCTTTACAGGCAAGTGCATCTGACCCTTTGATTTGGGAATCGTTACCGGAAAAACGCCACGAACCTGCCGTATTTGAGCCGTATTTCAAAAAAGCCCTTGAGCAAAAAGCCTTTGCGATTGTCGATAAAAAAACCAATAACATTATCGGCACGACCCGTTTTTATGATGATGATGTTGAAGAAAATTCGATTGCGATTGGCTACACCTTTTTGACCCGTGAGTATTGGGGATCAGGGGCAAATGCTGAAATTAAATCGGCGATGCTAAGTCACGCCCAACCGCAGCGAGAAACGATTTGGTTTCATGTTGCCCCCGATAATCAGCGTTCTGCCAAAGCGTTAGAAAAAATTGGCGCAACTTATCAAAAAACCGCTGACAACGGTTTGGGCGAGCGCTTGTTTTATCAAATGGCAGGCGAAAAACCACAGGCGAAAATCAGCCATTTAATTGTCGCTTACAATTTAGTTGCGCATTTAATGAGTGTGTTTAACGCCAAAGAATACAGCGTTGTTGCCACCGTGAAAGGCGATGCGTTAACCGTACTTAAAGCCCAGCATCCCCTGATTGCCGAGCGCCAAGTGCCGATTATCACAGGCGA is a window encoding:
- a CDS encoding YggS family pyridoxal phosphate-dependent enzyme; amino-acid sequence: MQTFDAQQPLATIATDAENQALIARWQQVKTDVARLNPTVKLLAVSKTKPNWMIRTLAQQGQQDFGENYVQEAVAKIAALKDVTANEQPLVWHYIGHIQRNKTKELAAHFDWVHGVDRLIIAQRLNEQRGEHLLPLNICIEVNIDDEASKSGCQPNQLPELVTQISQLPNLQLRGLMIIPAKNSASAFVKTQQLFEQNKRYHAHPEQWDTLSMGMSGDIKQAITAGATIVRIGTAIFGARD
- a CDS encoding type IV pilus twitching motility protein PilT → MAKELSIGDLLRFAFKNKASDLHISAGLPPMIRVDGEITKINMPPLEHQKVHSLIYDIMNDKQRADYEEFFETDFSFEIPNVARFRVNAFNQNRGAGAVFRTIPSEVLTMEQLGMGPIFEKISNYKRGVVLVTGPTGSGKSTTLAAMINYINESRKEHILTIEDPIEFVHQSKKSLINQREVHRDTLSFDAALRSALREDPDVILVGEMRDLETIRLALTAAETGHLVFGTLHTSSAAKTIDRVVDVFPAAEKDMIRAMLSESLQAVISQSLLKRQTGGRVAAHEIMIGTPAIRNLIRENKVAQMYSAIQTSAGDGMTTLDQSLRELVNKGVISKESARQYAKQPESFM
- a CDS encoding GNAT family N-acetyltransferase, encoding MSAAHHNLSIRLAAIDDLPRIVEIYNQSIAGKQATADLQPVSVADRQAWFDAHTGNRPLVVAQTRSETRSETSLGEIIGWGSLSDLYARPAYHISTEISIYVAEEAKGQGVGKALVNYLIKVAPSCGVQQVVALIFAHNTPSLAMFGKLGFEPWGKFKQVCDMKGFIADVVILGKSVG
- a CDS encoding PilT/PilU family type 4a pilus ATPase; the protein is MDFDKLLQLMVQKNGSDLFITADAPPSMKVNGTIMPVTKSALTPEQSMTLVKSVMTPSQIKEFDETLECQFAISDKHQNARFRVSAFVQKDCAGMVLRKIETKIPTVEQLNLPPILNEIAMKKRGIVLVVGATGTGKSTTLAAMMGYRNENSRGHIITIEDPIEYVHEHKGCIITQREVGIDTKSFEAGLKNTLRQAPDVILIGEIRTRETMDYAIQYAETGHLVFATLHANNANQAIDRIIHFFDAEHHEQILMDLSLNLRAIVAQQLIATPDGKGRRAAIEILLNSQLIGDYIRKGEIHEIKPVMKRSRELGMQTFDQALFDLYENGEITYRDAIKHADSPNDLRLLIKLESKSANKIDENELNFSLQSDDNSAANENTMF
- the ribF gene encoding riboflavin biosynthesis protein RibF → MNVIDLSDWLKSPTLLPDSVLTIGNFDGVHLGHQAMLDKAKSLAKSQQLASMVMIFEPQPREFFSPQTAPARLTNLAEKTQLIAQHSIDSLIVANFDNDFRNLSAHDFAKMLVKLNVKRLVLGDDFRFGHDRTGDSEFLRAFGLPVQILHTVTDHAHQDERVSSTRIRDCLQQGDLATAKHLLGRDYAITGMVEHGDKIGRTLDFPTANIALNRIKPALHGIFAVSVTATDGTDLSTLGKNTSCYKKQGVQGLTKGSLFGACNVGTRPALKNKYGVEWRLEVNFPKFDGDLYGKELTVTFLHFLHGEINYPSLDALKQGIAQDVVDLLDWREQQAFAKSVP